The Pirellulimonas nuda genome includes a region encoding these proteins:
- a CDS encoding DUF1552 domain-containing protein codes for MNRFSLERRTFLRGAGAALALPMLDAMRPALAAAAAVAGPEAAAPPVRLAWVFFPNGTNYQRWKPEGLGVDWKPGPTLEPLAGDLRQDVTIVSGLAHVNARSLGDGPGDHARSAGAFLTGAHPRKTSGEGMQTGKSADQFAAETYGSVTRLPSLELGTEAGRAAGACDSGYSCAYSNNISWRSPSQPMPKETNPRLAFERLFGGLRGDMEARDQRLFSRKSVLDMVAEDARQLRGRLGGADRNKVDEYFQSVRDIERRIERDFGASLPAEAAAAQPLEEPADIGQHIRMMYDLMTLAFRTDSTRIATFMTSNEGANKTYPMVDVRDGHHQLSHHQNDPKKIAAIGRIDRYLVEQFAYFVQKLKETPDGDGVLLDNMAVVYGGAISDGNRHDHHDLPVVVAGRGGGLLTPGRHIAYPQETPMTNLYLSMLERVGAPVDRIGDSTGPLPGLSV; via the coding sequence ATGAACCGCTTCTCGCTAGAACGACGGACCTTCCTCCGCGGCGCCGGCGCGGCGCTCGCGCTGCCGATGCTCGACGCCATGCGGCCCGCCCTGGCGGCCGCCGCGGCCGTGGCCGGACCCGAGGCCGCCGCCCCGCCGGTGCGGCTCGCCTGGGTCTTCTTCCCCAACGGCACCAACTACCAACGCTGGAAGCCCGAGGGCCTGGGGGTCGACTGGAAGCCCGGCCCCACGCTGGAGCCGCTGGCCGGCGACCTCAGGCAGGACGTCACCATCGTCAGCGGGCTGGCCCACGTAAACGCCCGCTCGCTGGGCGACGGCCCGGGCGACCACGCCCGCAGCGCCGGCGCCTTCCTCACCGGAGCCCACCCCCGCAAGACCTCCGGCGAGGGGATGCAAACCGGCAAGAGCGCCGACCAGTTCGCCGCCGAAACCTACGGCAGCGTCACCCGGCTCCCCTCGCTCGAGCTCGGCACCGAAGCGGGCCGCGCAGCGGGCGCCTGCGACAGCGGCTATTCCTGCGCCTACTCCAACAACATCTCGTGGCGCAGCCCCTCGCAGCCGATGCCCAAGGAGACCAACCCCCGGCTCGCCTTCGAGCGGCTGTTCGGCGGCCTGCGGGGCGACATGGAGGCCCGCGACCAGCGACTCTTCTCCCGCAAGAGCGTGCTGGACATGGTGGCCGAAGACGCCCGCCAGCTCCGCGGCCGGCTCGGCGGCGCCGACCGCAACAAGGTAGACGAGTACTTCCAGAGCGTCCGAGACATCGAACGCCGCATCGAACGCGACTTCGGCGCCTCGCTGCCCGCCGAGGCCGCGGCCGCCCAGCCGCTGGAAGAGCCCGCCGACATCGGCCAGCACATCCGCATGATGTACGACCTGATGACCCTGGCGTTCCGCACAGACAGCACGCGCATCGCCACCTTCATGACCAGCAACGAGGGCGCCAATAAGACCTACCCGATGGTCGATGTCCGCGACGGCCACCACCAGCTCTCGCACCACCAAAACGACCCCAAGAAGATCGCCGCCATCGGCCGCATCGACCGCTACCTGGTCGAGCAGTTCGCCTACTTCGTGCAGAAGCTGAAAGAAACCCCCGACGGCGACGGCGTCCTGCTAGACAACATGGCGGTCGTGTACGGCGGCGCCATCAGCGACGGCAACCGCCACGACCACCACGACCTGCCGGTGGTGGTCGCCGGACGCGGCGGCGGACTGCTCACCCCGGGCCGGCACATCGCCTACCCGCAAGAAACGCCCATGACCAACCTCTACCTGTCGATGCTCGAACGGGTAGGCGCCCCCGTCGACCGCATCGGCGACAGCACCGGCCCGCTCCCGGGCCTAAGCGTCTAA